The following coding sequences lie in one Romeriopsis navalis LEGE 11480 genomic window:
- a CDS encoding DOMON-like domain-containing protein, whose translation MTAQSYQLQPFPDATGLPAIQISGTVARSANNQLTIDYKLEGAVNQIQLPSPNPEPLRRWELWETTCFELFIGCPETLNYWEFNFSPNGNWNAFALENYRKGIREESQIEQVNTIARNDSAGFQLETTIPLEPIVPADQSIELSITAVIETQEKNISFWATKHCSPEADFHQRNSFTIQL comes from the coding sequence ATGACTGCCCAATCCTACCAACTTCAGCCTTTCCCCGATGCGACGGGCCTTCCCGCGATTCAAATTAGCGGTACGGTGGCGCGATCGGCCAATAATCAACTGACTATCGACTACAAGCTCGAAGGCGCAGTCAACCAAATCCAACTTCCATCGCCGAACCCCGAACCTTTGAGGCGCTGGGAGCTCTGGGAAACAACCTGTTTTGAACTATTTATCGGCTGTCCGGAGACGCTAAATTATTGGGAATTTAATTTTTCACCAAATGGTAATTGGAATGCTTTTGCCTTAGAAAATTATCGGAAAGGCATTCGTGAGGAAAGTCAGATTGAGCAAGTTAATACGATTGCTAGAAATGATAGTGCAGGATTTCAGCTAGAAACGACGATCCCCCTTGAACCGATCGTTCCCGCCGATCAATCGATCGAACTATCCATCACAGCAGTGATTGAAACCCAGGAAAAAAACATTAGCTTCTGGGCCACCAAACATTGCAGTCCAGAAGCCGACTTCCACCAACGCAATAGTTTCACCATCCAACTGTAG
- a CDS encoding phosphotransferase enzyme family protein: MSQSTANPPLNWLRSIADQFAHRGTVTDIAPLGNGNINDTFLITVDSLIDHQFVLQRINTQVFQQPQLVMRNMRTLTEHIHAKLQKQPRDRRWKTPLVILTKSLQDHWNAEDGAFWRAISFIDGSEVLESIQDPAHAQEVGHALGTFHDLISNLPAKQLADTLEGFHITPRYLQKYNEILANRTTKKSRENARPEVAYCLKFVDDRRKWASVLETAKTNGKLPLRLMHGDPKVNNVMVDSTTQKAISLVDLDTVKPGLVHYDIGDCLRSGCNPLGEETTEWEQVQFEPQLCRSILQGYLSEARGFMTDNDYAYIFDAARLIAFELGLRFFTDYLAGDVYFKTKYPEHNLARALVQFKLTESIEAQQATIENLIQELR; the protein is encoded by the coding sequence ATGTCGCAATCTACCGCCAATCCACCGCTGAACTGGCTGCGCTCAATCGCCGACCAATTCGCCCATCGGGGTACCGTGACGGACATCGCGCCCCTGGGCAACGGCAATATCAACGACACCTTTTTGATCACCGTCGATTCGCTGATCGATCACCAGTTCGTCCTGCAACGGATCAATACCCAGGTGTTCCAGCAGCCGCAGCTCGTGATGCGCAATATGCGGACCCTGACCGAACATATCCACGCCAAACTACAAAAGCAGCCCCGCGATCGCCGCTGGAAAACGCCTCTCGTGATTCTGACCAAAAGCCTCCAGGATCACTGGAATGCTGAAGACGGGGCATTTTGGCGAGCAATTAGTTTTATTGACGGCTCCGAAGTGCTGGAATCGATTCAAGACCCGGCCCACGCCCAAGAAGTCGGTCATGCCCTCGGCACCTTCCATGACCTGATTAGCAACCTCCCGGCCAAACAGCTCGCCGATACCCTCGAAGGATTTCACATCACCCCCCGCTACCTACAAAAGTACAACGAGATCTTAGCCAACCGCACCACGAAAAAATCGCGCGAAAATGCCCGACCCGAAGTCGCCTACTGTCTGAAATTTGTGGACGATCGCCGCAAATGGGCCAGCGTCCTCGAAACAGCAAAAACCAACGGCAAACTCCCACTGCGCCTGATGCATGGCGATCCCAAAGTGAATAACGTCATGGTGGATAGTACGACCCAAAAAGCGATCAGCCTGGTGGACCTCGATACCGTCAAGCCGGGGCTGGTGCATTACGATATTGGCGACTGCCTGCGATCGGGCTGCAATCCCCTCGGCGAAGAAACCACAGAGTGGGAACAAGTCCAGTTTGAACCGCAGCTTTGCCGGAGTATTCTGCAAGGCTACCTGAGTGAAGCCAGGGGGTTTATGACCGATAATGACTACGCCTATATCTTTGATGCAGCGCGGCTGATTGCCTTTGAACTGGGTTTGCGATTTTTCACCGACTATCTTGCCGGCGACGTTTACTTCAAAACCAAATACCCCGAACATAATCTGGCACGGGCACTGGTCCAATTCAAACTCACGGAGAGCATCGAAGCCCAGCAAGCGACGATCGAAAACCTCATTCAGGAGCTGCGATGA
- a CDS encoding GNAT family N-acetyltransferase: MTMLIRLFQPQDATPIAQLFHDTVRNVNICDYSPSQVAAWAPENIHFTDWAARCQACWTYVADDQGTIAGFGQLESTGHIDCFYIHTAYQRQGVGRQIYQAIEAQARALDCDRLFTEASITAKPFFQHLGFTVVRSQLVSCRGEQLTNYVMEKSLR, from the coding sequence ATGACTATGCTGATTCGACTATTTCAGCCCCAAGATGCTACCCCAATTGCGCAGCTATTTCACGATACGGTGCGCAATGTGAATATTTGCGACTACTCCCCGTCGCAGGTGGCCGCTTGGGCACCCGAAAATATTCACTTCACCGATTGGGCCGCGCGATGTCAGGCTTGCTGGACCTATGTGGCCGATGATCAGGGAACGATCGCTGGGTTTGGTCAACTCGAATCAACCGGACATATTGACTGCTTTTATATCCACACGGCCTATCAACGCCAAGGTGTGGGGCGGCAGATTTACCAAGCGATCGAAGCTCAAGCACGTGCACTGGACTGCGATCGCTTATTCACCGAAGCCAGCATCACTGCGAAACCCTTTTTTCAACATTTGGGATTTACGGTGGTGCGATCGCAGTTAGTATCCTGTCGCGGTGAGCAACTCACAAACTATGTGATGGAAAAATCACTGCGATAA
- a CDS encoding PAS domain S-box protein has product MSDQDWIQLQHRNAALEQQVQKLQAALAQHSPANAQSTTNSASTAKQRLSTPSDPATEPQPASPNAAQNKTLLQRAIIALQRSEARYKNLLQHHPDPIARCMSDGTITAANVAFAHAFGQFEQPVVGDSLWDLAQSDLDLREQFQHGIEELHQASASRRAVQFEHRLVRAGSLHWQHWILTGIYNRHSQLLEIQLIAQNISDRKHLDQTVVRQPDLAEEILQLTERNQALNLELNRRHQLQVNLQRSEARHRSIVATLHEGVLVVNPVGKVQTCNASAAQTMGLTVPELARSSLFDTRWQWLHENGMALEMVDHPAQLTLRTGIPCINVIVGLHRPNNMRLWLAVNAQPMFREGEMLPYEVVLTLSDITQRRQAEADRQALRRRERGAQSKVALAQEQIEQILESVTDSFIACDRHWRFTYVNHEAARTIGRSGKSLLGKVLWEEFPEFAHSSIATFLKQSVRKVQTSEAVEYYAPCDRWYSLRINPSADGIAIYFRDMTDMFKHVYERNQVEADLQESQERLPQLTENIPHVFWMYDLQEQRIIYISRACKTVLGVAPERAQQKNWNEWLTRVHPDDLAAVHKASKRPFGGRSGEITYRFMRPDGVTQWLLGRAFPVRNAEGKVYRIAGMVEDISDRQQKENWLTLLESVILNANDAVLITEAEPVELPGPHIVFVNDAFTKMMGYSREEVIGKTPRILQGPKTDLTKLKSVRAALKRWEPVMVEIINYRKDGSEVWIELSLFPVAGTRGHYNYWVGIQRDVTQRKRAESDLEKTLLKERELSELKSRFVSTTSHEFRTPLSTILSSVDLLEYYAERCIESADLSRYFEHTKRIQNAALNMNNLLNDILVIEKAEANRWQVDPVELDLREFFQHLIDEMLFNDQDQHHLAFQIQRSDGVLDQKATIKAFLDERLLRQIFNNLLSNALKYSPVDSTVNVHLHCSSEQIIVKIRDQGIGVPIADQTRLFEPFHRGTNVGAISGTGLGLAIVKHSVELHQGSIKIQSAANQGTIITVILPRQFVLDHPPSVNSETSVE; this is encoded by the coding sequence ATGTCGGATCAAGATTGGATCCAATTACAACATCGGAATGCGGCGTTAGAGCAGCAGGTGCAGAAGCTCCAAGCCGCTTTAGCCCAACACTCTCCAGCAAATGCCCAATCCACGACCAATTCGGCCAGCACCGCGAAACAACGACTCAGCACCCCGAGCGATCCAGCCACCGAGCCGCAGCCAGCCTCGCCTAATGCAGCACAAAATAAAACATTACTCCAACGGGCAATCATCGCCCTACAGCGCAGTGAGGCTCGCTACAAAAACCTCCTGCAACACCACCCCGATCCGATCGCCCGCTGTATGAGCGACGGCACTATTACCGCCGCCAACGTCGCCTTTGCCCACGCCTTCGGCCAGTTTGAGCAACCGGTGGTTGGCGATTCGTTGTGGGATCTGGCCCAAAGTGATCTCGACCTACGTGAACAATTTCAACATGGGATCGAAGAGCTCCATCAGGCCAGTGCATCCCGACGGGCTGTTCAATTTGAACATCGCTTAGTCCGGGCCGGTAGTCTCCATTGGCAGCATTGGATTCTGACCGGGATCTACAATCGCCACAGCCAACTCCTGGAAATCCAGCTGATTGCTCAAAATATTAGCGATCGCAAACATCTCGATCAAACCGTCGTCCGCCAGCCCGATCTGGCCGAAGAGATCCTCCAACTCACCGAACGTAATCAAGCACTCAACCTCGAACTAAATCGCCGCCATCAACTGCAAGTCAACCTCCAGCGCAGTGAAGCCCGCCACCGCTCGATCGTCGCCACCCTGCATGAAGGTGTACTCGTTGTAAATCCCGTTGGTAAAGTCCAAACCTGCAATGCCAGCGCCGCCCAAACCATGGGCTTAACCGTACCCGAGTTAGCCCGCAGCAGCTTATTTGACACCCGCTGGCAGTGGTTACATGAAAATGGCATGGCCCTGGAAATGGTTGATCACCCGGCCCAACTGACACTCCGCACCGGGATTCCCTGTATCAATGTCATCGTCGGCCTCCATCGGCCCAACAACATGCGGCTATGGCTGGCAGTCAACGCTCAACCGATGTTTCGTGAGGGCGAGATGTTGCCCTATGAAGTCGTTCTCACTCTCTCCGATATTACCCAACGCCGTCAGGCTGAGGCCGATCGCCAAGCGCTGCGTCGCCGCGAACGGGGGGCCCAATCCAAAGTCGCCCTCGCCCAAGAACAGATCGAGCAAATCCTCGAGAGCGTCACCGATAGCTTCATTGCCTGCGATCGCCATTGGCGCTTTACCTACGTCAATCACGAAGCAGCCCGCACCATTGGCCGATCGGGAAAAAGTCTGCTCGGCAAAGTTCTCTGGGAAGAATTTCCCGAATTTGCCCACAGCAGCATTGCGACTTTCCTCAAACAAAGTGTGCGGAAAGTGCAGACCAGTGAAGCCGTTGAATATTATGCACCCTGCGATCGCTGGTATTCCCTCCGCATCAACCCGTCGGCAGACGGAATCGCCATTTATTTCCGCGATATGACAGATATGTTCAAGCATGTCTACGAGCGCAATCAAGTCGAGGCGGATCTGCAAGAAAGCCAAGAGCGTCTCCCCCAACTCACCGAAAATATTCCCCACGTATTCTGGATGTATGACCTCCAGGAACAGCGCATCATTTACATCAGCCGCGCCTGCAAAACCGTCCTCGGCGTCGCCCCCGAACGCGCCCAACAGAAAAATTGGAATGAATGGCTGACCCGCGTTCACCCCGATGATCTCGCCGCCGTGCACAAAGCCAGCAAACGTCCCTTTGGCGGACGATCGGGCGAAATCACCTATCGATTTATGCGACCCGATGGTGTTACCCAATGGCTCCTCGGCCGGGCCTTCCCCGTGCGCAATGCCGAGGGTAAGGTATACCGCATTGCTGGCATGGTAGAAGATATTTCTGATCGTCAACAAAAGGAGAACTGGCTCACCCTACTGGAGTCCGTGATTCTGAACGCCAACGATGCGGTCTTAATTACCGAGGCAGAGCCCGTTGAACTGCCTGGCCCACACATCGTTTTTGTCAACGATGCCTTCACCAAAATGATGGGCTATAGCCGCGAAGAAGTGATCGGTAAGACACCCCGTATCCTCCAAGGCCCCAAAACTGACCTCACCAAACTCAAATCCGTCCGGGCCGCCCTCAAGCGATGGGAACCAGTCATGGTAGAAATCATCAACTATCGCAAAGATGGTTCGGAGGTCTGGATTGAGCTGAGCCTCTTCCCCGTCGCTGGCACCCGGGGACATTACAACTATTGGGTTGGGATCCAGCGTGATGTGACCCAACGCAAACGGGCCGAGTCGGATCTCGAAAAAACCCTGCTAAAAGAACGGGAACTAAGCGAACTCAAATCGCGCTTTGTCTCGACCACCTCCCACGAATTCCGTACGCCCTTAAGCACCATCCTTTCGTCGGTTGATTTGTTGGAATATTATGCCGAGCGCTGCATTGAGAGCGCCGATCTATCGCGCTACTTTGAGCACACAAAGCGAATTCAGAATGCCGCACTGAATATGAACAATCTGCTCAACGACATTTTGGTGATTGAAAAAGCCGAAGCGAATCGTTGGCAGGTCGATCCCGTTGAGTTGGATCTGCGGGAATTTTTCCAGCATTTGATTGACGAAATGCTATTTAATGACCAAGACCAGCATCATCTAGCCTTCCAAATCCAGCGATCCGATGGCGTCCTCGACCAAAAAGCAACGATTAAGGCCTTCCTCGATGAACGGCTACTCCGACAGATTTTCAACAATCTCCTTTCCAACGCCTTAAAGTACTCGCCAGTCGATTCCACGGTGAATGTCCATCTACATTGCTCTAGCGAACAAATCATTGTCAAAATTCGCGATCAAGGGATTGGCGTCCCGATCGCCGACCAAACTCGTTTATTTGAACCCTTCCACCGGGGGACTAACGTTGGAGCAATTTCCGGCACAGGGCTGGGACTGGCGATCGTTAAACATTCCGTCGAACTGCACCAAGGCTCCATTAAGATTCAAAGTGCAGCCAACCAAGGCACGATCATTACCGTAATTCTGCCGCGTCAATTCGTGCTCGATCACCCACCCAGTGTCAATTCTGAAACATCGGTTGAGTAG
- a CDS encoding diflavin flavoprotein → MSATTTRPRDVQVAEIATGTTVFRSRTWDQLKFEAEYSRQKGTTVNSYLIQARDVALIDPPGQSFSDIFIEELQDHEYYQQIDYIVLTHANANRIATLKTLLPLAYRAQIVCSKPAAITLKAAFPDTELPLLIVRAGDVIDLGEDHELKIISKPTPRHPDGIAAFDTATRILFSDKLFGAHLCGDEIFDEDWKAVQEDRQHYFTTIHATHAKQVEDILDKFSRFKAKIYAPGHGPIVRFSVSRLMMDYRDWCNEQKQKSLSVALLYTSAYGNTGMMANAIGNGLSNNNIFVEAINCEYAKTEEVVEAVERCDGFVIGSPTLGGHAPTQIQTALGLILANASKTKMAGVFGSYGWSGEAIDLLESKLLNAGYALGFDSLRVKFKPTPDMLQQCEDSGKEFAQALKKQKKARTPKITSEAQVDRTEQAIGRVVGSLCVITLQRGNTKLVFLTSWVSQATFNPPGVTVALPKDKTEGILDHPGDRFVINVVKEGSNIQKYFQKIQPGKDPLEGVEIDTASNDNPYLKEALSYLECTVQSRLDCNDHWLLYAVVDQGEVLEANGVTAVLHRKSASAV, encoded by the coding sequence ATGTCTGCCACCACAACCCGCCCTAGAGATGTTCAGGTTGCTGAAATTGCCACAGGGACAACGGTATTTCGGTCGCGGACCTGGGACCAGTTGAAGTTTGAGGCAGAATATTCTCGGCAAAAAGGCACGACGGTTAATTCCTATTTAATCCAAGCCCGTGATGTGGCGCTGATTGACCCACCGGGGCAGTCGTTCAGCGATATTTTTATCGAAGAGCTGCAAGACCATGAGTATTACCAACAAATTGACTACATCGTCTTAACCCATGCCAATGCCAACCGGATTGCCACGCTGAAGACATTACTGCCCTTGGCTTATCGCGCCCAGATCGTCTGTTCAAAGCCAGCAGCCATCACGCTTAAAGCAGCTTTTCCCGATACAGAGCTACCGTTGCTGATTGTTCGAGCGGGCGATGTAATTGATCTTGGTGAAGATCATGAACTGAAAATCATCTCGAAGCCCACGCCACGCCATCCGGACGGCATTGCGGCTTTTGACACGGCGACGCGCATCTTATTTAGCGATAAGCTATTTGGCGCACATCTGTGTGGCGATGAGATCTTTGATGAAGACTGGAAAGCGGTGCAGGAAGATCGACAGCATTACTTCACCACGATTCACGCCACCCACGCCAAACAGGTCGAGGACATTCTCGATAAGTTTTCGCGCTTTAAGGCGAAGATCTATGCACCGGGTCATGGGCCGATCGTCCGCTTCAGCGTTAGCCGCTTGATGATGGACTATCGTGATTGGTGTAATGAGCAGAAGCAAAAGTCGCTGTCTGTAGCATTGCTCTACACATCGGCCTACGGCAACACTGGCATGATGGCTAACGCGATCGGCAATGGCTTAAGCAACAACAACATCTTCGTCGAAGCAATCAACTGCGAATATGCGAAAACCGAAGAAGTCGTGGAAGCCGTGGAACGCTGCGATGGCTTTGTAATTGGTTCGCCAACCCTCGGTGGCCATGCGCCAACCCAGATTCAGACGGCATTAGGTTTAATTCTGGCAAATGCATCGAAAACCAAAATGGCTGGAGTCTTCGGTTCCTACGGCTGGAGTGGTGAGGCGATCGACCTGCTCGAATCAAAGCTGCTCAACGCGGGTTATGCCCTCGGCTTTGACTCACTGCGGGTTAAGTTCAAGCCCACACCGGACATGCTGCAACAGTGCGAGGATTCGGGCAAGGAATTTGCCCAGGCACTGAAGAAACAAAAGAAAGCCCGCACCCCCAAGATTACCAGCGAAGCCCAGGTCGATCGCACCGAGCAAGCAATCGGTCGCGTCGTGGGATCGCTCTGTGTAATTACTTTACAGCGCGGCAATACCAAACTGGTCTTTCTCACCTCGTGGGTTTCCCAAGCCACCTTTAATCCGCCGGGTGTCACCGTGGCTTTACCAAAGGATAAGACAGAGGGCATTCTCGATCATCCGGGCGATCGATTTGTGATCAATGTCGTCAAAGAAGGCAGCAATATCCAGAAGTACTTCCAGAAAATTCAACCGGGTAAAGACCCGCTAGAAGGCGTGGAAATCGATACGGCCAGCAATGACAACCCCTACCTGAAGGAAGCACTCTCCTACCTAGAATGCACAGTCCAAAGCCGCCTCGACTGTAATGATCACTGGCTCTTGTATGCCGTCGTCGATCAGGGTGAGGTGCTAGAAGCGAATGGCGTGACTGCTGTCCTTCATCGGAAATCGGCAAGTGCAGTCTAG
- a CDS encoding geranylgeranyl reductase family protein: MTNPASTPTASVAQYDVIVCGSGPSGAMAAATAAKAGLKVALLEKQFLPRHKTCGGGMPMVMQDYLWDMSPDAFVESNVSYMRHTWNFDEDSYLGEINPAGSSHKLELWMVQRPIFDNALAERAARAGAELRDGLAVRSLDIAEDGITVNAQEVKTGANWTAKARYVIGADGANGVVVKSTKLRKERSIAVALEVELPHEWGNGHESLKPEIAHLEYGAVKRGYGWIFPKADHLNIGAGLFRPDKKDARKDKTVRAELQAAIFAYMDKMELKYDPDNLQFHGHPLPTWSGKEPLQEGRILLVGDAAGLINPLFGDGLLHAVKSGKIAGEAIAQDAATEYTQRIHAEFATDFDAALQLSRIFYNFTGICFKYGVKYDKGTRYATELLAGQLRFDEMQQRAINRLKRSAGAKFAPALKLLNG, from the coding sequence ATGACTAATCCTGCTTCTACCCCGACTGCCTCCGTTGCCCAATACGACGTTATCGTCTGCGGTAGTGGCCCTTCCGGTGCGATGGCCGCCGCTACCGCCGCCAAAGCTGGACTCAAAGTTGCCTTGCTCGAAAAGCAATTTCTCCCCCGCCATAAAACCTGCGGCGGCGGTATGCCAATGGTGATGCAGGATTATCTCTGGGATATGTCCCCCGATGCTTTCGTTGAGTCAAACGTTTCCTACATGCGCCACACCTGGAACTTTGACGAAGACAGTTATCTCGGCGAAATCAATCCCGCCGGTTCCAGCCACAAATTAGAACTCTGGATGGTGCAGCGCCCAATTTTTGATAACGCTTTAGCCGAGCGGGCCGCCCGTGCTGGAGCTGAATTGCGCGATGGTTTAGCCGTGCGCTCCCTCGATATTGCCGAGGATGGCATCACCGTCAACGCCCAGGAAGTTAAAACCGGTGCAAATTGGACTGCCAAAGCCCGCTACGTGATTGGGGCTGATGGTGCGAATGGCGTTGTGGTGAAATCGACAAAATTGCGTAAGGAACGATCGATCGCCGTCGCTTTAGAGGTCGAGCTACCGCATGAATGGGGCAATGGCCACGAATCTCTCAAACCCGAGATTGCCCACTTAGAATATGGTGCCGTTAAGCGTGGCTACGGCTGGATCTTCCCCAAAGCCGATCACTTGAATATTGGTGCGGGCCTGTTTCGACCGGATAAAAAAGATGCCCGCAAAGACAAAACTGTGCGAGCCGAACTGCAAGCGGCGATCTTTGCCTATATGGACAAGATGGAACTGAAATATGACCCGGATAATCTCCAGTTCCACGGTCATCCCTTGCCCACATGGTCTGGCAAAGAACCCTTGCAGGAAGGCCGGATCTTACTCGTTGGGGATGCGGCGGGGTTGATTAATCCGCTGTTTGGAGATGGTCTGCTCCATGCCGTCAAGAGTGGCAAGATTGCGGGGGAGGCGATCGCCCAGGATGCCGCAACGGAATATACCCAACGGATTCATGCGGAATTTGCGACGGACTTTGATGCGGCTTTACAGCTATCGCGGATTTTTTATAACTTCACGGGCATCTGTTTTAAGTACGGTGTGAAGTACGACAAAGGTACGCGCTATGCGACTGAGTTGCTGGCGGGTCAGCTGCGGTTTGATGAAATGCAACAGCGGGCAATTAATCGTTTGAAGCGATCAGCGGGTGCCAAGTTTGCCCCGGCGCTGAAATTGCTGAATGGTTGA
- a CDS encoding hybrid sensor histidine kinase/response regulator: MRKPCKFEGHPMQVLVIEDEADVRLNIVEILESGGFQPIDAADGRVGLAIAQSQHPDLIICDIKMPDLDGYEVLEAIRNNPSTATLPFIFLTAKTDLRELRQGMNLGADDYLTKPFRRIELLETIAARLRKHEGLRQLELQIGELQENNSHRSDVLNTITHDLRAPLTTIKVALQMMETLPDNRPQYMDIAFNACAQGDELIQNLLDLYQLEAGEMKIEPRPLDLQETFRNLYYSFKIRTENQQQQLKWDVPEVLPPMISDGISIQRVLVELLTNASKYTPTDATIAVKVRESDAQETVPRLIIQVQNQGEIAADALPRLFEKFYRVPGGDRHKHGGTGLGLTLVHRLVEQLQGRITVSSDQGWTKFKITLPCEMQ; encoded by the coding sequence ATGCGTAAACCATGCAAGTTCGAAGGGCATCCGATGCAGGTTTTGGTGATTGAAGACGAGGCCGATGTCAGGCTTAATATTGTGGAGATCTTGGAATCCGGTGGATTTCAACCGATCGACGCGGCCGATGGTCGGGTCGGCTTGGCGATCGCCCAATCACAGCACCCGGATTTAATCATCTGTGACATCAAAATGCCGGATCTCGACGGCTATGAAGTGCTCGAAGCAATTCGCAACAATCCCTCCACTGCTACCCTGCCATTTATCTTCTTAACGGCCAAAACCGATCTCCGGGAACTGCGCCAGGGAATGAATCTGGGGGCTGATGACTACCTAACCAAACCATTTCGCCGCATCGAACTATTAGAAACGATCGCCGCCCGCCTACGCAAACACGAAGGTCTACGGCAGCTCGAACTGCAAATTGGCGAACTCCAGGAAAACAATTCTCACCGCAGTGATGTTCTGAATACCATCACCCACGATTTGCGCGCCCCCCTGACCACAATTAAAGTGGCCTTGCAAATGATGGAAACCTTACCGGACAATCGGCCGCAATATATGGATATTGCGTTTAACGCCTGTGCCCAGGGCGATGAACTGATTCAAAACCTGTTGGATTTATACCAACTCGAAGCAGGCGAAATGAAAATTGAGCCCCGCCCCCTCGATCTACAAGAAACCTTCCGCAACCTCTACTATTCCTTCAAAATCCGCACCGAAAATCAACAGCAACAGCTCAAATGGGATGTCCCAGAAGTGCTACCACCCATGATTTCTGACGGCATCAGCATTCAGCGAGTGCTGGTCGAACTGCTGACAAATGCCAGCAAATACACCCCCACCGACGCCACGATCGCCGTTAAAGTGCGCGAGTCCGACGCCCAAGAAACCGTTCCCCGCTTGATTATCCAAGTTCAGAACCAAGGCGAAATTGCCGCCGATGCATTACCGCGGTTATTTGAAAAGTTCTACCGTGTCCCAGGGGGCGATCGCCATAAACATGGGGGCACAGGTCTTGGGTTAACATTGGTGCATCGATTAGTTGAACAACTGCAGGGCCGCATTACCGTAAGTAGCGATCAGGGTTGGACCAAGTTCAAAATTACGCTTCCCTGCGAAATGCAGTAG